A stretch of DNA from Manihot esculenta cultivar AM560-2 chromosome 7, M.esculenta_v8, whole genome shotgun sequence:
ATTTTGATTCCACATTCGCAATTTGAACCTGAATGAAGTTAAGAGGACTCTCAGGTGAACCATCCAAAGTAATGCGTTCTTCAGTTATTCTTAATCCTCTTTGTTTAGCAGTGAAGTCAGCATTAACAAGGTTCACAAAAACACTGGATATCGGCTCAATCAAACCCTTTGTAATCATAGCACGGAGCAGCCTAGTGTCGAGGTCGTCAGCAGCTCTAGCAGAGCCATAAGACACTTTCACACTTTTCACCCCACTTCCTCCAGCTACAAGCTGGACAGCTAACCTCCCAAGTTTCTCAGCAAGCAAAACATATGGTTTCAGCTCTGTTATAACCTGCAACAGAGGAATAGCAATAACAATGTAAATAAGATATTTGTCACTACCACATCATCCAAAAAACTTGTGAAACTAGAAATTGATGAGTATAAAAGATGACAAATGGGTTTGAAATGATACCTCAGCAGGCACCATTGGTGCATTGACGGCAGTTGCAGCAAGTTCACCTTTCAAGGCTCCAACAACTGCTTCAGCTATCTCAATAGCCACCCCTTCCTGCACATCAAAcccaaaaaatttatttgattgtCATGGCATGAGAAAAAAACGAAGCTTATGCTTATCAATAACTTACCTGAGCTTCCACAGTACTAGCACCAAGATGTGGAGTTACAGTCACCTTCTCATGCTGTACCAACTTGCTGTCTTTTGGTGGGGGCTCCTCAGCGAAAACATCAAGTGCTGCCTGAGCAACAATTCCAGCATCTATTGCCTTCACCAAAGCTTCTTCATCAATCACTCCTCCACGAGCAACATTTATAATTCTAACTCCTTTCTTCATCTTTGCAAAAGTTTCATCATTAAGCATCTTTGATGTAGAAGGTGTAAGAGGCATGTGCAAGGAAATGAAGTCTGCAGTTGCCAATGCTTCTTCAAAGCTCACAAGATCTACCCCAATTGCACGAGCTCGGTCTGCTGGGGCATATGGATCATAAGCAACCACATGCATACCAAGACCTTTGGCACGCCGGGCAACTTCCGATCCAACCTTTCCAAAACCCAGAACAGCCAGTTTTTTCCCAACAAGTGATACACCCACATATTTGTTCCTTTGCCACTTCCCTGAATCACTCaaaatatacaaaatataaGTGCTTTTGGAGTCTGGACAATAATCGAAGCCTGTTTTCATATGATAAAGTGAAAATGCGTTGTTTTATAGTGATAACACAGTCAGAACGTTCTCATAAGCCTCTAAGTAACTATAAACCCTTCTGAGCCCCAGAAAAGAACAGATCTGACAAGTTCCAAGCACTGCAATACGTCGTTTTCCTTGAAGAATTTCACCTActtctcaaaattttaaaaaattattagatttaAACCTTACAAATTTCCATTGAGAACCGAACGCTTCAAACCCAATCAGATGCAGGAACCATTTATCAAGCAAAATGTCAAATACCAAAAATGCAAAATTCCCAAACGaaaattatttcaaacaaaaGAACCATAAAGACCATCACTTACCAGCCTTAACAGACGCATCAGCTTGAGCAACATTCCTAGCCATGGCAGTCAAGAGCGCGATCCCATGCTCTGCAGCTGCGACGGTGTTGGCAGTAGGCGCATTAACGACCAAGCAGCCATGCTCCGTCGCAGCAGCCAAATCCACATTGTCAATTCCCACACCAGCTCTTCCAACAACTTTCAATCTCCCACTAGAAGATTCAAACACTTCGCGATTCACTTTTGTCCCGCTCCTTACAATCAGAGCATCGCAAAGCGAGATCTTGGTGCAGAGCTCCTCAGGCGAGAGGTTATAAGAGCAATCCACGTTAGCAAATTCTTTTAGGAGTTTAAGCCCAGCCTCTCCCAACTTCTCCGCCACCAGCACAGTGGGCTTAGCGTCGACGTTGGCGGAGAGCACTATACAGCGGGGTTTATGGCGAGGTTGGCAGACAGTGAgcgaaaaggaagaaaatttgCTGTTAGAGGAAAGAGAGAGGGAAGAGAGTTTGTTGTTGAGAGATGCAGTATGGAGGTTGGTCGCATAGGTGGCCATTTCGGTGGCGGTGGTAGTGGTGGAAGAAGTTGGTTGATGGAGGGAAGAAGGGAGAGATCTGAGTGGGATTTATATTGGCGCGGGAGTTTGGTGAAGGATTTTggggaagaaagaagaaatgtCCACGCGCGTGGGATTGAGCGATGGGGgcgggaaaatgggagagggggaCAGCGCGTGAAGATTCGCGGTCATTGTGAGAGTGGGATTTGTGATTTGGAAATGTCTTTTTCCTTTCTTACAGAATTGATTTGGCAATGTCTTTCCGTAAAAATTTATGTTGGAACCGTGGGTTGGTTTTAGGTTCGCTAAATGTGAATGTCACCCatgtttacaattttttttttataatcactAAATATATATGGAGAAACCTgaacattatagaaaaaatttctctttaacttttaaaatatcatatacttatatttttaaaaatagaattaattaaCCCTGTTAATATCAAAAGTGAAGTTACGCGCTAAGCAGAGAGTGAAAGGTTTTAATTAAtgcatttaaataataataaaagctcTCTGTCTGATATTCATATTTCTCTAATCTATCCATCAACACTGATGCCCCACTTTTTTCCTCTCATTCACCCTCCTCATCGAAATCGCTAAACCAAAAATCATTTCTATTCATCCATTTTCACCCAATTGTATGACATTTCCTTCAAGACTATTGAAGAAGATCCAACCAGACACTCATCTCCTTCTACTAGGCCCACGCCCCTGCTATCTCGCCTCCATCCTCCATCAAAATATGTAACTCAACCTCAACCTCACATCTCTTTGCCACGGGTTCCTTCACCAAAGCTCACCAACCACTATCGTGTTCCTTTTATAGACTGCATTTGACAGATTTTCGATTTTGCTCTTCTCCGTTGACAAATGCCCAGCCTTTAATGACCAATAGAACTTCCTCAACTGCCGCACGACTCTATTTTCCTAATCGATTTGAGTTTTTTATTTAAGACATCACCATTTTCGATCTCAGAGTATTTCCTTTGGAGTCTGGTGATTGTGAACTCAATTCAAGCTTTCAATTTTGTGTTGATAATGTTCTTTATTGATCATAATTTTGTCCTTCACAAGTATAGTTTTAATCGATTGCTATAATAGAGAAATCTTTGAGACCAGGCAAAGGATCATTATCTATTTTTGGTGGAATTCTTTTTTTAACAGTTTGATTTTCTTGAAAACTTGTTTGGAAATGGAAGTGCTGAAAACAAGCATCGCCGAAGTGAGGGAagaaacaaaaattatttttacaaaatgtaaTGATCTTCCACTTGAATGGCCAATTTGTTTGGTCTAGAAAAAACTAGAGATTTAAGTATTGAAGAAGATAATTATTAGTCATTTCATAATATTAGGTATCAAATAATTGTTGATCAGTTAATCCATGTCAGCACTACTTTAACACATCAGAGCATTTGTTCCACACGCAGTTTAGTAAAAAGGCAACAGGAGTTTACTAATGTCAAAATATTACAATTTAAGTACGTGATAggatgtttaaaaaatttaaggtgCCACTAGGTTTTTCTAGTAAAATTCAAGGGTGAATTTATGTATTCAaccttttttaattaaataaaaatattttaaatttaatttaacttaaatattaaaattctttaaattaattctttattttttatttagtctaaaataagaaaaaaaagtttcttaactttgaatttttttaatttaacataaaaataaaaagaacgaATTTGTTTTTAACTTTCAAGTTAGATGCTACATAACAATTGCCCAAAGTAAATCATGGATTGTCATTACGAAATAGGTCCACATGATAAGGATCAGGTGAGTGGATTATCAAGATTCAGACACCATAATACCCGGTGCATTATCAAGACTCGTCTTTCTCTCAAATGGGCGAGTCTCGGTACGAAGTTACCGTTAATAGGTACAATCCAACATATACCATTACACCTGTAATCGCAGAATTGCCAACTTATTAGCTAGCGATATCCCTTCTCAAGTAGCTGCATACATTATCGCtggattatcaaaaaatttcatattcatACCACCTTTTTACGCTATTCTCTAACATAAAAGCTCTTAGCAATTTATCACATTCTTTCCATTCTTAAagatactgacttgagtgtcgaAGTGGCTACCGTGGGCACCCACCATCGcctcacattctcttccttGCAGGTTCTAACCAATCATTGTGTAATTCTATTCCGGCCACATCATCAATCTAATATTTGCAACATTATTTAGTTCTATTGTTGAGAATCCATTGAACTTTATTtgatcatttggattaaaactggtcttttgttcttttttcttttaagaaaaAGTATCTTTTCTCTCTAACCTCTCAAAATAGCCAGAATCGTACATGTCGTTACAGGAGGGCCTAATAAGGACAAAGGAAAAATAAGCGCGTGGCAGAGAATGTCCTGTCTGTCCATTAGGAACCATAGACCAAGTAAGAGATAAGGTTCGGTCCTATTGATAAAGTAGTTGAATTATTTCAAAACAACCTGCTGGTCATTAAGATCCTCTTGAACCAGTACGAGGTAAGGCGGGTACTTGTAGATATAGGTAATTCTGTTAATTTTcttatctttaatatttttaataagttagACTTAGATAAAAGCAGTCTTATCAGAGTTTTCTATCCTTTAGTGGGATTAGAAGATAATACCATGGTAGTACTGGGTACCATCAACCTTTCTCTAGTATTGAGTGATGAGAAATATAGGCGAGAGTTATATACAGAGTTTGCGCTGGTGGATATCTCATTTCCGTACAATGTAACACTTTGCTATCCAGTCCTATACTGCCACGGTATCAttattaacatgggtgctatgtgtcttaagcttcCAACTTCAGAGGGAATAGCTGTGATCTGAGGCAATCCTAGGTTAGCCAAAGAAGGTTATGGACACCCAGCAGAAAGCCTTGGGAAACCAACCATGCCCATCGACTTGCTGGAAAAGCCAGAATTTCACGTAAAACTAGAAGCAGCAAATCATGTAGAGGAGATCTAGATAGGAAAGGAGCAAAATATACGGTTCGGCATTGCACTAACCGGCAAAATAAGGGCTCGTCTGGTAGAGTTGCTGAAGAGCCAAGTGTCAACTTTTGCTTGGTCCTAAGGGATGTAACGGGTGTAAACTCGACTCTTATCACCCAGAAGCTATCTATTGATAAGAATGTCAAACCAatccaacaaaagaaaagaaagtttgcaCTAAAAATGCAGTAGGTGATCAAAGAGGAGGTTAATAAACTTTTGAGCGCAAGATTGATAAATGAAGTACAGTATCCCACGTGGCTGGCCAATGCGGTCTTGGAAAGAAAGCTAGCAGAAAGTAGAGAATGTGCATGGACTTTATTGACCTAAATAAAGCATGTCTGAAAGATCATTATCCATTGCCATCCATCAAAAGATTAGTGGACTCAACCTCAGGTCATGCGGTGGTCTCCTTCCTTGAAGCCATCTCAAGATACCACCAAATCATGATGAATACCGAGGACGCAGAAAAGACCGCATTCATAATAGATGAAGGAGTTTACCATTACAAGGTAATGCCTTTGGGTTTAAAAAATGCAGGAGCCACATATCAAGGTTTGGTGTCAGGAATCTTTAAGGACATGGTGGGATCAACCGTCGAAGTACACGTAGACGACATAGTGGTAAAAAGCTTATCATTGGAAAAACATCCGGAGGATATTTGGAGAGTCTTTGATGTCCTGGACAAGGCGAGCATGAAGCTGAACCTAGAAAAAGTACTTTCGAGGTAAAGGCTAGAAATTTTCTAGGATATATCATCTCAAAAAGGGGAAGTTTCTAGGATATATCATCTCAAAAAGGGTCATAGAGGCAAATTCTAAGAAGATCAGCGCTATCCAAAATGAAAGCACCCaaaatcattaataaaatacAGAGGTTAAATGAGCGAGTCACTGCTTTGGAGCGATTCATATCATGCTTGGCTAGAAGGTGTCTCTCATTCTTCAAAGCCTTAAAAGGAACATTTAAGTTTGAGTGGGAGGAAGAGTGGCAGAGGCATTAGAAAGTCTAAAAAACTTTTTATCATCTCCTCCATTGCTAAGCCCTCCTGTCGAAGGCgaagttttatttctatatttatcTGTGATGTAGGAAACAGTTTACTCAATGTGCGTTCGTGAAAACAATGGGGAACAAAGCCCAGTATATTACGCAAGCCAAGTTTTGTAAGGAgcagagttgaattaccctctTAAAAAATTAGCATTTGTAGTACTCATGTCTGCCACAAAGTTGTGACCATACTTTGAGTCACATCTCATAGAAGTCTTACTCTCTGCGAAAGGTTTTGCATAGGCCGAAGTTATCAGGATGGATATCCATCCGGACGGTAATTTTGTCAGTCTATGATATCAGGTATGTTCCATGGAAGGCCATGAAAGCCCAGGTACTAGCTAAATTTTTCATGGAGATGACTCCACCTCTAGAACCTTCAGAGTCCTCTGAAGCGACCATAGAAGAATGGAAGGTTTGGGCAGATAGAGCTTGCAGGGTAGAGGGATCAGGAATCGAGATCCTTTTGCAGTTTCAAACCGGTATAAAGTTTCGGTACACGGCAAAACTCGCCTTCAAAGCCACCAACAATGTAGCTGAGTACGAGGTAGTAATAATGACCCTGAGAATCATTAAGGAGCTTGGTATCCAAAAATCGATTGTTTTGAGTGACTCACAATTGGTTGTCAATCAGTGTTAAAGACAATTTAAAGTCCAAAAATCGAATCTCATCAAATACGAGGGAAAGGTCCGGTCCTTAATAGAAAAGGTCAAAGGCGAGCAAGGCAGCTGCAAAATTTGCAGGTTAGCCAGAGGCAACAATGAAGAGGCAAATCTTCTAGCCAAGATAGCAACAGCAGGAGAATAGCACTTGACTCAACCATTTTAGTGCGAGGAGTTACACACTCCAGCAATGGAGATGGAAGTGTCCTTCCCCATAGAAGAAGGGGCATTGTGGATGACACATGTATATAAATTCTTAACACAAGATTATCTTCCAGCCGATGAGTTATCAGCTAAACAGGTAATAAGGAAGTCTTTTAAATATACACTAAGTGATGGTTGATTGTACAGGAGGTTCTCCACACAATCATGGCTGCAATGTGTTACAGAGGAGGAAGGCTAGGAAATCCTAAAAGATATCTGTGAAGGTGATTGCAGGAGCCATGAAGGAGCACAGACAATCACCGAaaagtattcaggcaaggatattaTTGGCCAATGATAATGCAAAATGTGAATAAACTTATCCAGAAGTATCGGATATACCAATTATATACAAACATCCCAAGGACCCCGGGAGAAATGCAAGTGGCCATTAAAAGTCTTTGGCCTTTCTTTCAGTGGGGGATAGACATCCTTGGCCCATTCCCCAAGGTGTAAAGGTTAAGAAAGTTTATTATCGTGGCAGTATATCACTTTACCAAATGGGCGGAAGCCAAGGTAGTACTGTCCATCACTACCTAATAAATAATCTCGTTTATCAGCAAAAATATATTGACTCGATTCAGAATACCTAAAATAGTGATCACCGATAATAAACTCAGTTTGCAAATACTAGGTTTAGAGA
This window harbors:
- the LOC110619437 gene encoding D-3-phosphoglycerate dehydrogenase 1, chloroplastic, yielding MATYATNLHTASLNNKLSSLSLSSNSKFSSFSLTVCQPRHKPRCIVLSANVDAKPTVLVAEKLGEAGLKLLKEFANVDCSYNLSPEELCTKISLCDALIVRSGTKVNREVFESSSGRLKVVGRAGVGIDNVDLAAATEHGCLVVNAPTANTVAAAEHGIALLTAMARNVAQADASVKAGKWQRNKYVGVSLVGKKLAVLGFGKVGSEVARRAKGLGMHVVAYDPYAPADRARAIGVDLVSFEEALATADFISLHMPLTPSTSKMLNDETFAKMKKGVRIINVARGGVIDEEALVKAIDAGIVAQAALDVFAEEPPPKDSKLVQHEKVTVTPHLGASTVEAQEGVAIEIAEAVVGALKGELAATAVNAPMVPAEVITELKPYVLLAEKLGRLAVQLVAGGSGVKSVKVSYGSARAADDLDTRLLRAMITKGLIEPISSVFVNLVNADFTAKQRGLRITEERITLDGSPESPLNFIQVQIANVESKFASAISETGEIKVEGRVKDGIPHLTKIGSFEVDVSLEGNLLLCRQVDQPGMIGKVGSILGEENVNVSFMSVGRIAPRKQAVMAIGVDDQPKKESLKRIGDIPAIEEFVFLKL